In Bacteroidales bacterium, a single genomic region encodes these proteins:
- the pepF gene encoding oligoendopeptidase F, with the protein MNKRLLVRAIMLFAVLTSVSFSAYGQKTRDEIADKYKWNLTDIYKSDADWTKAKEALAVKAAGLEKFKGTLTKSAADLKKFYVLGSEIGKEASRLYSYASFNSDLDTRNMKYNAMKQELQQMFSDLGTRTAFAEPEILSAEWSKIDGFIKSDPELAPYRMGLENLFRLKKHSLSEPEERIMALSSMVTGVPDAVYNTYSNAEMPSPEVTLSNGKKLTVTQSEYNRYRASTNRTDRELVFNAFWNNWENYKATYGEMLYGTVKTDIFQSRARHYESALEASLYPNNIPVKVYTSLVENVNRNLPAFHRYLGIKKRMLGVDTLKYSDLYAPVVKDIDLKYTYDEATGIILEALKPLGDEYIATVKKAIDNRWIDVYPTPGKQFGAYSSGMDKDLHPYILLNYTDLYSDVSTLAHELGHTMQSYLSNNKQPYPLADYPIFVAEVASTFNEVLLFDNMIKKVKDDNTRLSMLMTWLDVFKGTLFRQTQFAEFELRIHEAVEKGQPLTGDEISGIYMDILKKFYGSEKGITKLDKNLEMEWAFIPHFYRGFYVYQYSTSFTASISLAEKVKSGDKEALNKYITFLSSGGSDYPIELLKKAGADLTTNEPFELTIAFMNRVMDEIDLILNKK; encoded by the coding sequence ATGAATAAAAGACTTTTAGTCAGAGCGATAATGCTTTTTGCAGTACTTACTTCTGTTTCCTTTTCAGCATACGGACAGAAAACAAGAGATGAGATAGCCGATAAATATAAGTGGAACCTTACGGACATATATAAATCAGATGCTGACTGGACAAAAGCCAAAGAGGCACTGGCTGTGAAAGCGGCAGGACTTGAGAAATTCAAAGGAACACTCACGAAATCAGCTGCCGATCTGAAAAAATTCTATGTCCTGGGCTCTGAGATCGGGAAAGAGGCATCCAGACTATACAGTTATGCCAGTTTCAACTCCGACCTGGATACCCGCAATATGAAATACAATGCTATGAAGCAGGAGCTTCAGCAGATGTTCTCAGATCTGGGTACCAGAACAGCTTTTGCCGAGCCTGAGATCCTGTCGGCCGAGTGGTCGAAGATAGACGGCTTCATAAAATCAGATCCTGAACTGGCTCCTTACAGAATGGGCCTTGAGAATCTGTTCAGATTAAAGAAACACTCTCTTTCAGAACCGGAAGAACGTATTATGGCGCTATCGTCAATGGTAACCGGCGTTCCTGACGCTGTTTACAATACATACAGTAATGCTGAGATGCCATCACCTGAAGTAACACTTTCGAACGGAAAGAAATTAACAGTTACACAGTCGGAATATAACAGATACAGAGCCAGTACTAACAGGACCGACAGAGAGCTTGTTTTCAATGCCTTCTGGAATAACTGGGAGAATTACAAGGCAACCTACGGAGAGATGCTTTATGGTACTGTAAAAACGGATATCTTCCAATCCAGGGCCAGACATTACGAGTCTGCTCTCGAAGCGTCGCTCTACCCAAACAACATACCTGTTAAGGTCTATACATCTCTTGTAGAGAATGTTAACAGGAACCTGCCTGCCTTCCATCGCTACCTGGGAATCAAAAAGAGGATGCTTGGAGTTGACACACTGAAGTACTCCGACCTTTATGCCCCTGTAGTTAAGGATATTGACCTGAAATATACATATGATGAAGCAACCGGCATCATCCTCGAGGCACTGAAACCTCTTGGCGATGAATATATTGCAACAGTGAAGAAGGCCATCGACAACAGATGGATTGATGTATATCCGACTCCTGGCAAACAGTTTGGTGCATATTCTTCAGGAATGGACAAGGATCTGCATCCGTATATACTGCTGAACTACACCGATCTGTACTCTGACGTCAGCACACTGGCTCATGAACTGGGACATACAATGCAGAGCTACCTTTCGAACAACAAACAGCCTTATCCTCTAGCCGACTACCCCATATTTGTAGCGGAGGTTGCCTCAACTTTTAATGAGGTGCTACTATTCGATAATATGATAAAGAAAGTAAAAGACGATAATACAAGGCTCTCAATGCTGATGACCTGGCTCGATGTCTTTAAAGGCACACTCTTCCGCCAGACTCAGTTTGCAGAGTTTGAACTGCGTATTCATGAAGCTGTCGAAAAAGGTCAGCCGCTAACCGGTGATGAAATTTCAGGGATCTATATGGATATTCTGAAGAAATTTTACGGATCCGAAAAGGGTATCACCAAACTTGATAAGAACCTTGAGATGGAATGGGCTTTCATACCTCATTTCTACAGGGGATTCTATGTATACCAGTACAGCACTTCATTCACTGCATCAATATCGCTTGCTGAAAAAGTCAAGAGCGGTGACAAAGAGGCTTTGAATAAATATATAACCTTCCTTTCATCGGGAGGATCTGATTATCCGATCGAACTGCTTAAGAAAGCCGGAGCCGATCTGACTACTAATGAGCCTTTCGAACTGACTATCGCATTCATGAACAGGGTGATGGATGAGATTGATCTGATACTTAATAAGAAGTAA
- a CDS encoding pyridoxamine 5'-phosphate oxidase family protein yields MKSKLISICSLIVLTALISPKINAQSAINRDTLMFAAKEIIKGTNYCGLATVDASGQPQMRTMNPFPVNDDFITWFATSRSSRKVKEIKNNPKVCVYYADHSTAKGYVSITGTAEVIDDRDLLVKMKRDYWNGIPNWETNFVLIKIVPKTMEVVNYKRGLSSDPNTFSAPKMVF; encoded by the coding sequence ATGAAATCAAAACTTATTTCAATTTGCAGTCTGATAGTATTAACTGCACTCATTTCACCGAAGATAAATGCTCAGTCGGCCATAAACAGAGACACACTGATGTTTGCAGCAAAAGAAATTATAAAAGGAACAAACTATTGTGGTCTGGCTACAGTCGATGCTTCAGGGCAGCCACAGATGCGTACGATGAACCCTTTTCCTGTTAATGATGATTTCATTACATGGTTTGCCACATCAAGGAGCAGCCGTAAAGTAAAAGAGATTAAAAACAATCCCAAAGTATGTGTTTATTATGCCGACCATTCCACTGCAAAAGGATATGTCAGCATCACGGGAACCGCAGAGGTGATAGATGACAGGGACCTGTTGGTTAAGATGAAACGCGATTACTGGAACGGAATACCAAACTGGGAAACCAATTTTGTTCTTATTAAGATAGTCCCGAAAACAATGGAAGTTGTTAATTATAAACGTGGACTGAGTAGTGATCCCAATACCTTCAGTGCACCGAAGATGGTCTTCTGA
- a CDS encoding cation diffusion facilitator family transporter, translating into MSHQDASIKSILFALLANFGIAVTKTAAAVITGSGAMLAESIHSFADCGNQGLLFLGLSKSKRKPDPDHPLGYGKEIYFWSFIVALILFSMGGMFSIYEGIHKLSSHEGLTSPIIAVVVLSVSMILEAASLYGCLTQINKIRHNESLWKWVKNTRKSELVVVLGEDIAALLGLSFALIAVLLSIITGNPVFDAIGSIGIGVLLVFISIFLATKVKSLLIGQSTDDETRKEIISILEARPEIEKILNLITLQLGAQIMVAVKARMKAVDSAEQLIKNINNCEAELKKHNTAINWVFFEPDIDD; encoded by the coding sequence ATGTCACATCAGGATGCATCGATTAAATCGATACTATTTGCCTTACTGGCTAACTTTGGGATTGCTGTAACCAAGACAGCAGCAGCAGTAATAACCGGATCGGGTGCTATGCTGGCCGAGTCGATACACTCCTTTGCCGACTGTGGTAACCAGGGATTGCTTTTCCTCGGGTTAAGCAAATCGAAGCGGAAGCCCGACCCTGATCATCCTCTGGGATATGGCAAAGAGATCTATTTCTGGTCGTTTATTGTAGCACTTATCTTATTCAGTATGGGAGGGATGTTCTCAATATATGAGGGCATCCATAAACTCAGTTCGCATGAAGGACTTACAAGTCCGATTATTGCAGTTGTTGTTTTATCTGTCAGCATGATTCTCGAGGCGGCTTCTCTGTATGGCTGTCTGACACAAATAAATAAGATAAGGCATAATGAATCACTCTGGAAGTGGGTTAAAAACACCCGTAAGAGTGAACTGGTAGTTGTATTGGGAGAAGATATCGCTGCTTTGCTGGGACTCTCTTTTGCTCTTATTGCGGTTCTGCTGTCTATTATAACAGGTAACCCTGTATTTGATGCAATTGGAAGCATTGGCATTGGTGTTTTGCTGGTCTTTATTTCTATCTTCCTGGCCACCAAGGTAAAAAGCCTGCTTATCGGACAAAGTACTGATGATGAAACCCGTAAAGAGATAATAAGTATCCTTGAAGCAAGGCCCGAGATTGAGAAAATACTTAATCTCATCACATTACAGCTGGGTGCTCAGATAATGGTTGCCGTAAAAGCCAGAATGAAGGCAGTTGATTCTGCAGAACAGCTGATCAAAAATATAAATAACTGCGAAGCTGAACTAAAAAAGCACAATACTGCAATCAACTGGGTCTTCTTCGAACCCGATATTGACGACTGA